In one window of Aquimarina spinulae DNA:
- a CDS encoding LodA/GoxA family CTQ-dependent oxidase, whose protein sequence is MSTRKLPKFRIYPSIGIARLGNGPATKDQVIFSPEVPWANLFDTDQHYLTKEGALKKQAQRFYVYECDDNGVPVKQIDASDYDIEWTVEVANKKPFWYDFNNSLDLSVLSKNQNLSPNFVKNKLAPGIGAKRRNLNVLNQSMRVEGGYDYRKELVNHPGKTKVNASDQREVIRGKFPSDNGGVSKLAASMNTSSKSVDLGTIEYDEGTLIFYGADGISASLNPSDLNNDFADNSNWYDDICDGRVTASIVSKKSGDTYHLDDVLSSAWVATAPPDYAPQIQPISTMFDLIAGASNESYAPELSLVFPIFYRLYRMQWVNLGDFLSPSFKETIDKLMADGKFKYLYKKEPKEEADAVRKQIFDLFRDPSYHYNNEPIIPSKDKTDVVNRGSGTDELKLPYYPGDAIDYPGSPAQWFAIPPMLYEQLENWKDGKFETSPDFDFQTIDEMGAFYQNQFLEAFKDESKKPLLMTRAVLETLYGGGFHPGVELTWPMRHNLIYAENSMIYQWITEGAFKYGFYGLREVRLNAATSKEQNDIFYNDFGFQMNSEDIRESMDPKNEKNWLWKLTPGDLTKWMGIPWQSDAGSCQAVFVEKQYPIPSWWAANLPVHVFPQESYQKLLDPNILEDTKRNIYANRLAWLHTADTGFVGYHAEGGYLNGLINMVYQWDKIGIVTGRKLDIDIEGLPKTVYVSYSGKEADKK, encoded by the coding sequence CCAAGGAGGGAGCTTTAAAAAAGCAAGCTCAGCGATTTTATGTTTATGAATGTGATGACAATGGGGTACCTGTTAAGCAAATAGATGCTAGTGATTATGATATTGAATGGACGGTAGAAGTAGCTAATAAGAAGCCATTTTGGTATGATTTTAATAATAGTCTGGATCTCTCTGTGCTATCTAAAAACCAAAACTTATCTCCAAATTTTGTAAAAAACAAACTGGCACCTGGTATTGGAGCAAAACGAAGAAATCTTAATGTACTAAACCAGTCTATGAGAGTAGAAGGAGGATACGATTATCGTAAAGAACTGGTGAATCACCCGGGAAAGACAAAAGTTAATGCTAGTGATCAACGTGAGGTGATTCGAGGGAAGTTTCCGTCGGATAATGGTGGGGTTAGTAAATTAGCGGCTAGTATGAATACTTCTTCTAAATCTGTTGATCTAGGTACTATCGAGTATGACGAAGGAACATTAATTTTTTATGGGGCAGATGGTATTTCGGCCTCTCTAAACCCATCGGATCTTAATAATGATTTTGCAGATAACTCTAACTGGTATGATGATATATGTGATGGAAGGGTTACAGCATCTATTGTTTCTAAGAAAAGTGGAGATACGTATCATTTGGATGATGTACTATCTTCTGCCTGGGTAGCCACTGCACCGCCAGATTATGCACCTCAGATTCAGCCAATATCTACGATGTTTGATTTAATTGCAGGAGCATCGAATGAGAGCTATGCTCCCGAGTTAAGCCTGGTATTTCCGATATTTTATCGTCTCTATAGGATGCAATGGGTTAATCTAGGAGATTTCCTTTCCCCATCATTTAAGGAAACGATCGATAAACTTATGGCAGATGGGAAATTTAAATATCTTTATAAAAAAGAACCAAAAGAAGAAGCAGATGCTGTGAGAAAACAAATATTCGATCTCTTTAGAGACCCTTCATATCATTATAATAATGAGCCTATAATACCGAGCAAAGATAAAACTGATGTTGTAAATCGAGGTAGTGGAACCGATGAATTAAAACTTCCCTATTATCCAGGAGATGCTATAGACTACCCAGGAAGCCCAGCTCAGTGGTTTGCTATTCCACCAATGCTTTATGAACAACTTGAAAACTGGAAAGATGGTAAATTTGAAACGTCTCCTGATTTTGATTTTCAGACTATAGATGAGATGGGAGCATTTTATCAAAATCAATTTTTGGAAGCTTTCAAAGATGAATCTAAAAAGCCATTATTGATGACCAGAGCTGTATTAGAAACGTTATATGGTGGAGGTTTTCATCCAGGAGTAGAGTTAACCTGGCCTATGCGGCATAATCTTATTTATGCAGAGAATAGTATGATATATCAATGGATAACCGAAGGAGCTTTTAAATATGGGTTTTATGGATTAAGAGAAGTTCGTCTTAATGCTGCTACTAGTAAAGAACAAAACGATATATTTTATAATGATTTTGGATTTCAGATGAATTCTGAGGATATTCGTGAATCTATGGATCCCAAAAATGAGAAAAATTGGTTGTGGAAACTTACACCTGGTGATCTTACCAAATGGATGGGGATTCCCTGGCAGTCGGATGCAGGTAGTTGTCAGGCAGTTTTTGTAGAGAAACAATATCCTATTCCGTCATGGTGGGCAGCTAATTTACCTGTACATGTGTTTCCTCAGGAAAGTTACCAAAAGCTTCTTGATCCCAATATTTTGGAGGATACCAAACGTAATATTTATGCAAATCGCTTGGCCTGGTTGCACACTGCAGATACAGGTTTTGTAGGATATCATGCAGAAGGAGGGTATCTTAACGGACTCATTAATATGGTATATCAATGGGATAAAATAGGAATAGTCACTGGTAGAAAATTGGATATAGATATAGAAGGATTACCCAAAACGGTATATGTTTCTTATAGCGGAAAAGAAGCTGATAAAAAATAA
- the holA gene encoding DNA polymerase III subunit delta — protein sequence MDEVKQIVSDIKNGNIKPVYFLMGEEPYYIDRISQFIDKNVLAEEEKGFNQMVLYGRDISIEDIVANAKRFPMMAERQVVIVKEAQELSRTIEKLADYVENPQPSTVLVMCYKYKKIDKRKKLYKVVAKNGVIFESKKLYENQVSDWIRRVLGGAKYTIDPKASQMLVEFLGTDLSKINNELEKLKLIIPSGTQITADQIEENIGISKEFNNFELRKAIGTRNGVKAHLIINYFAQNPKDNPLVVTISLLYSFFSQVLQYHGLTDKSQRNVASALKINPYFVKDYSEAARNYPMKKVSGIIAYLRDADVKSKGVGATNLPQGDILKELLVKIMR from the coding sequence ATGGATGAAGTAAAACAAATCGTAAGTGATATAAAAAACGGAAATATTAAACCTGTCTATTTCCTTATGGGAGAAGAACCATATTATATAGATAGGATTTCTCAATTTATTGATAAGAATGTACTTGCCGAAGAAGAAAAAGGATTTAATCAAATGGTATTGTATGGTCGTGATATAAGTATAGAAGATATCGTGGCTAACGCAAAACGTTTTCCGATGATGGCAGAAAGACAGGTAGTGATTGTTAAAGAAGCCCAGGAATTATCCAGAACGATCGAAAAACTGGCAGATTATGTAGAAAATCCACAGCCTTCTACTGTTTTGGTAATGTGTTATAAATATAAAAAGATAGATAAGAGAAAAAAACTCTATAAAGTAGTTGCGAAGAATGGAGTTATTTTTGAAAGTAAAAAACTGTACGAAAACCAGGTTTCTGATTGGATAAGAAGGGTTCTTGGTGGAGCCAAATATACTATTGACCCCAAAGCGTCTCAAATGCTGGTAGAGTTTTTAGGTACAGATCTTAGTAAAATAAATAATGAGTTAGAAAAGCTAAAATTAATTATTCCTTCAGGAACTCAGATTACCGCTGATCAAATTGAAGAGAATATTGGGATTAGCAAGGAGTTTAATAATTTTGAACTTCGAAAGGCAATAGGAACCAGAAATGGGGTTAAAGCACATCTTATCATAAATTATTTTGCGCAAAACCCCAAGGACAACCCATTGGTGGTTACCATTTCTTTACTGTATAGTTTTTTTTCTCAGGTATTACAATATCATGGCTTAACTGATAAGTCCCAGCGTAATGTTGCCAGTGCTTTAAAAATTAATCCATACTTTGTAAAAGATTACTCAGAAGCAGCTCGTAATTACCCTATGAAAAAAGTAAGCGGGATTATTGCCTACCTAAGAGACGCCGATGTAAAAAGTAAAGGAGTAGGAGCAACAAATCTTCCACAAGGTGATATTCTTAAAGAACTTCTGGTGAAAATAATGAGGTAA
- a CDS encoding type I restriction enzyme HsdR N-terminal domain-containing protein, which translates to MQKLNFPEYQFRFKNSENKVSIFDRIRKKFIILTPEEWVRQHTIHFLIEEKKYPESLINVEKLIQLNGLNKRYDIIIFNSDGSIFLIVECKSARIKITQEVFDQIARYNLALDSEYLMITNGLEHYYCQMNYTDQQYTFLKDIPDYK; encoded by the coding sequence ATGCAAAAGCTTAACTTTCCAGAGTATCAGTTCAGGTTCAAAAATAGCGAAAATAAAGTTTCTATTTTTGACAGAATTCGTAAAAAATTTATCATTCTTACTCCAGAAGAATGGGTACGGCAACATACTATTCACTTTCTTATTGAAGAAAAGAAATATCCCGAAAGCTTAATTAATGTAGAAAAACTAATACAACTCAATGGACTTAACAAACGTTATGACATTATTATATTTAACTCAGACGGTAGTATTTTTCTTATAGTAGAGTGTAAATCTGCACGTATAAAAATTACGCAAGAAGTATTTGATCAAATTGCAAGATACAACCTTGCTTTAGACTCAGAGTATTTAATGATCACCAACGGTTTAGAGCATTATTATTGTCAAATGAATTATACCGATCAACAGTATACTTTTCTAAAAGATATACCAGATTACAAATAG
- a CDS encoding glycosyltransferase family 2 protein has product MNIAVVILNWNGRSLLEQFLPSVIKNSKEATIYLADNASTDDSIAFVTTTFPEVKIIQNKVNGGYAKGYNDALSKVDADIFCLLNSDVEVTKDWLVPILKTFKSRTEVAAIQPKILDYKKKTHFEYAGAAGGYIDKLGYPYCRGRIFDTLEEDKGQYDDTTTIFWASGACVFIRKQVFEEVGKLDEDFFAHQEEIDLCWRIHSNGYTILYQGLSTIYHLGGATLDAMNPRKTFLNFRNSLYLLIKNVPGSKVWFLIFIRMILDGLAAIRFITQGKFSHFAAIFKAHISFYANFNTFNKKRKKLSKTGKYYSLFSVVWQYFILKRKHFDQL; this is encoded by the coding sequence GTGAATATCGCAGTAGTCATATTAAATTGGAATGGAAGATCGTTATTAGAACAATTTTTACCTTCGGTGATCAAAAATTCTAAGGAAGCTACTATTTATCTTGCTGATAATGCTTCTACAGACGATTCTATTGCTTTTGTGACAACTACTTTTCCTGAAGTTAAAATTATTCAAAACAAAGTCAATGGAGGCTATGCTAAAGGATATAATGATGCTTTATCAAAAGTTGATGCAGATATTTTTTGCCTTCTAAATAGCGATGTTGAAGTGACTAAAGATTGGTTAGTTCCTATTCTTAAAACGTTTAAATCCCGTACAGAAGTTGCGGCTATACAACCCAAAATCCTTGATTATAAAAAGAAAACTCATTTTGAATATGCGGGAGCTGCAGGAGGATATATCGATAAGCTGGGATACCCATATTGTCGAGGAAGAATATTTGATACTCTAGAGGAAGATAAAGGACAATATGATGATACTACTACTATATTTTGGGCGAGTGGAGCATGCGTATTTATAAGAAAACAGGTATTTGAAGAGGTTGGAAAACTAGATGAAGATTTTTTTGCTCACCAAGAGGAAATCGATCTTTGCTGGCGTATACACAGTAACGGCTATACAATACTTTATCAAGGTTTGTCGACAATTTATCATTTAGGAGGAGCAACTTTGGATGCGATGAATCCAAGAAAAACATTTCTAAATTTTAGAAACAGTTTATATCTCCTAATCAAAAATGTACCAGGAAGTAAAGTTTGGTTTTTGATTTTTATACGAATGATTCTAGATGGGCTTGCTGCAATTAGATTTATTACACAAGGAAAATTTTCTCATTTTGCAGCTATTTTCAAGGCACATATTAGTTTCTATGCTAATTTTAACACTTTTAATAAAAAACGTAAAAAACTTTCAAAAACGGGGAAATATTATTCTCTTTTTTCCGTTGTATGGCAGTATTTTATTTTGAAACGTAAACATTTTGATCAATTATAA
- a CDS encoding NAD(P)/FAD-dependent oxidoreductase: protein MNTDVIIVGKGIAGLVLSFLLKKKGIEHLVLDRKSKKRHFALAETLPPSSMPLLHALDLLKIFEKNAIRKTYGYHSMWGNTRISNNNFFSQLSYKNGLKINKKAVVDDLEQLCDENVMRYEKMLNMVISKEEVSVEVENNHQKQTITAKMIIDATGRNRAILKKLNIPIRLYDNLISFSCHLPKVEHPKLTYDVFVESFEDGWGIVSGLDEKTNVLSIFTNRENLVQLKLREYSDWQSVLSKTALLKDFLVEQSEVKIIGSDANSSIANYLSGENWMAVGDAALSFDPLSSHGIANAIYTVREASNAIESYILTGDRRGFVTYSKTLFSVFDSYYLVKSELYKAESRWKESSFWKKFFQQGEERGKDETHNFPRQNGTGIILN, encoded by the coding sequence ATGAATACAGATGTTATTATTGTAGGTAAAGGTATTGCAGGATTAGTGTTGTCATTTCTTTTGAAGAAAAAAGGAATAGAACATCTGGTTTTGGATCGTAAAAGTAAGAAGAGACACTTTGCTTTGGCAGAGACATTGCCTCCTTCTTCAATGCCTTTATTACATGCTCTTGATCTCCTAAAGATATTTGAAAAAAATGCGATCAGGAAAACATATGGGTATCATTCAATGTGGGGGAATACAAGGATATCGAATAACAATTTTTTCTCTCAATTGTCATATAAAAATGGTTTAAAAATTAATAAGAAGGCTGTAGTAGATGATCTCGAACAATTATGCGATGAGAATGTGATGCGCTATGAAAAAATGTTGAATATGGTAATTTCTAAAGAAGAAGTTAGTGTAGAAGTAGAAAATAATCATCAAAAACAAACCATTACTGCAAAAATGATTATTGATGCAACAGGTAGAAATCGTGCTATTCTTAAAAAATTAAATATACCTATTCGATTATATGATAACCTAATATCTTTTAGTTGTCACTTACCAAAAGTAGAACATCCAAAATTGACATACGATGTATTTGTAGAATCTTTCGAAGACGGGTGGGGGATTGTTTCTGGTTTAGATGAGAAAACCAATGTGTTGTCGATTTTTACGAATAGAGAAAACCTTGTTCAACTAAAACTAAGAGAGTATTCTGATTGGCAATCGGTGTTATCTAAAACAGCTTTGCTAAAAGATTTTCTGGTAGAGCAATCTGAAGTGAAAATTATAGGATCAGATGCAAACTCATCTATAGCCAATTATTTATCAGGAGAAAATTGGATGGCGGTAGGTGATGCGGCTTTATCTTTTGATCCTCTTTCTTCTCATGGTATTGCCAATGCAATTTATACGGTTAGAGAAGCTTCAAATGCTATAGAATCCTATATCTTAACAGGCGACAGAAGAGGATTTGTAACATATTCTAAAACATTATTTTCTGTTTTTGATAGTTACTATTTGGTGAAAAGTGAATTGTACAAAGCAGAATCCAGGTGGAAAGAATCTTCTTTTTGGAAGAAATTTTTCCAACAAGGAGAAGAGAGGGGTAAAGACGAAACTCATAATTTCCCGAGACAGAATGGCACAGGAATCATTTTAAATTAA
- a CDS encoding SDR family oxidoreductase, with protein MDVKNAKVLITGGNSGIGKATAKLLKEKGAQVVISGRNETTLQETAKTLNIEYIKADVTEENQVRNMVQEAKNKMNGLNVLVNNAGYGYISKLVDIEADKFIDQFKTNILGATLCAKESAKHFVSQEYGNIINIGSTSSLKGSPTASPYVATKFALRGMTESWRNELRPHNIRVMQVNPSEVMTGFADNRVDHNSKTKQYTEAEQQTKLRGEEIAHTISSLLEMDDRGFITEATVFATNPKV; from the coding sequence ATGGATGTTAAAAATGCTAAAGTTTTAATTACTGGTGGTAATTCTGGGATAGGAAAAGCTACTGCTAAGCTTTTAAAAGAAAAAGGGGCTCAAGTAGTCATTTCTGGAAGAAACGAAACTACATTACAGGAAACTGCAAAAACATTAAACATTGAGTATATAAAGGCAGATGTAACCGAAGAAAATCAAGTTCGGAATATGGTGCAGGAAGCCAAAAATAAGATGAATGGACTTAATGTATTGGTTAATAATGCTGGTTATGGATATATTTCAAAACTTGTTGATATCGAAGCTGATAAATTTATCGATCAGTTTAAAACTAATATCCTAGGTGCTACACTATGTGCCAAAGAGTCGGCAAAGCATTTTGTATCACAAGAATATGGCAATATTATTAATATAGGATCTACTTCTTCACTAAAAGGCTCACCAACGGCTTCGCCATATGTTGCTACCAAATTTGCTTTACGAGGTATGACCGAAAGTTGGAGAAACGAATTACGTCCTCATAATATTAGGGTTATGCAGGTAAACCCTAGCGAGGTAATGACTGGTTTTGCAGATAATAGAGTTGATCATAATTCTAAAACAAAACAATACACCGAAGCAGAACAGCAAACCAAACTTAGAGGAGAAGAAATTGCCCATACTATTAGTAGTCTTTTAGAAATGGACGATCGAGGGTTTATTACCGAGGCCACAGTTTTTGCTACAAATCCCAAGGTATAA
- a CDS encoding OmpA/MotB family protein, with product MKKAMIIGASLAILLSSCVSQKKFSELEAKHKETEDLLNSATVKLNSCLEEKASSTSQLKVLQDQVSNLKNQNSALLNNVGNLATLSTKEAENLEKSLESIKEKDLQIRTMQDAITKKDSVTLALVTSLKGALGNLADEDIEINVEKGVVYVSISDKLLFKSGSYNVSARAREVLGKVAKVVNDKPDIEFLVEGHTDNVPIKNKVLLDNWDLSVKRATSVVRVLQNDFKVDPKRMTAAGRSYYIPVTDNNSAANKAKNRRTRIVVLPKLDQFYNMIEDGMKKASGK from the coding sequence ATGAAAAAAGCAATGATTATTGGGGCCTCTCTAGCAATTCTACTATCTTCCTGTGTTTCGCAGAAGAAGTTTTCAGAATTAGAAGCCAAACACAAAGAAACTGAAGATTTATTAAACTCCGCAACGGTTAAACTAAATAGCTGCCTTGAAGAAAAAGCAAGTTCGACTTCGCAACTTAAAGTTCTTCAAGATCAAGTATCTAATCTTAAAAATCAGAACTCTGCTCTATTAAATAATGTAGGTAATTTAGCCACTCTTTCTACTAAGGAAGCAGAGAATCTAGAAAAATCTCTAGAAAGTATTAAAGAAAAAGATTTGCAAATAAGAACAATGCAGGATGCTATTACCAAAAAGGATTCTGTAACCTTGGCACTTGTAACCAGTCTTAAAGGAGCCTTAGGAAATCTTGCAGATGAAGATATTGAAATTAATGTAGAAAAAGGAGTTGTTTATGTTTCTATTTCTGATAAGTTACTTTTTAAGAGTGGTAGCTATAATGTTTCTGCAAGAGCTCGTGAAGTATTAGGTAAAGTTGCAAAAGTTGTTAATGATAAACCAGATATCGAATTCTTAGTAGAAGGTCATACAGATAATGTACCTATTAAAAACAAAGTGCTTTTGGATAACTGGGATCTAAGTGTAAAACGTGCTACTTCTGTAGTAAGAGTATTACAAAATGATTTTAAAGTAGATCCAAAACGTATGACTGCGGCAGGAAGAAGTTATTATATACCAGTTACTGATAATAATTCTGCAGCAAACAAAGCAAAAAACAGACGTACAAGAATCGTTGTATTACCAAAACTTGATCAATTTTATAATATGATTGAAGATGGTATGAAAAAAGCTTCAGGAAAATAA